In Acidobacteriota bacterium, a single window of DNA contains:
- a CDS encoding aspartyl/asparaginyl beta-hydroxylase domain-containing protein: MIKEMVKNAAENFLFYRDAERTFFEPQEFPWVPAVEAEWKTIRKELDELMLRRDEIPNFQDYSPIQRRITQDDRWKTFFLYQFGHVEKENCARCPETVRILKKIPGMNTAMFSILAPGKYIPPHRGAYKGVLRYHLGLLVPKPEHSCRIRVGNDIRHWQEGKSLIFDDSHEHEVWNDADSYRVVLFVNFRRPTAFPLSLANRLLIWIRCQRKKVT; the protein is encoded by the coding sequence ATGATCAAGGAAATGGTGAAGAACGCTGCGGAAAACTTTCTGTTCTACCGCGACGCTGAGCGAACGTTTTTTGAGCCACAAGAGTTTCCCTGGGTGCCTGCCGTTGAAGCGGAATGGAAGACTATACGAAAAGAACTCGACGAGCTGATGCTCCGCAGGGACGAAATCCCGAACTTTCAGGATTACTCCCCCATCCAGAGGCGCATTACCCAGGACGACCGCTGGAAGACATTCTTCCTCTACCAGTTCGGTCACGTTGAAAAAGAAAACTGCGCCCGCTGCCCGGAGACCGTGCGAATTCTTAAGAAGATTCCAGGGATGAACACGGCCATGTTTTCGATCCTGGCTCCTGGAAAATACATTCCTCCGCACCGGGGCGCTTACAAAGGCGTGCTGCGGTATCACCTGGGTTTGCTGGTCCCCAAGCCTGAACACAGCTGCAGGATTCGGGTGGGAAATGACATCCGGCACTGGCAGGAAGGGAAAAGTCTGATCTTTGACGACAGCCACGAGCATGAGGTCTGGAACGACGCGGATTCCTACCGCGTGGTGCTTTTTGTCAATTTCAGGCGCCCGACCGCCTTTCCCCTTTCTCTAGCTAACCGGCTCCTCATCTGGATCCGGTGCCAAAGGAAGAAGGTAACATAG
- a CDS encoding ribose-phosphate pyrophosphokinase, with the protein MADRIHHALKILTGNAHPVLAREICQHLRVPLARMNVSRFPDGEVRLQIKENVRGADVFVVQPTCRPVNDNLVELLVILDALRRASAYRITAVMPYYGYARQDRKDRPRVPISAKLVADLLTSAGANRILALDLHAGQIQGYFDIPVDHLYATPVTVNYFRKLRLKNLVVVSPDTGGVERARAFAKRLKVPLAIIDKRREDADVVEMFNVIGEVDGKSCLIIDDMITTGGTLAKGAKALKAKGATRVLACCTHGVFAGNAIGNIKDSPLEQVVATNSIPLLPEAQACDRIKVLSVANLLADAIKSIYQETSVSKLFI; encoded by the coding sequence ATGGCTGACCGAATTCATCACGCGTTGAAAATTCTGACAGGGAATGCACACCCGGTGCTGGCGCGGGAAATTTGTCAGCACCTGCGCGTCCCCCTCGCGCGTATGAACGTCAGCCGGTTTCCTGACGGGGAAGTACGGCTCCAAATCAAGGAAAACGTTCGCGGTGCAGACGTCTTTGTGGTGCAGCCGACCTGCCGGCCCGTGAATGACAACCTGGTTGAGCTGTTGGTTATTCTTGACGCTCTGCGGCGCGCTTCCGCTTACCGGATTACGGCGGTGATGCCGTATTATGGTTATGCCCGGCAGGACCGCAAAGACCGGCCGCGCGTCCCCATCTCCGCCAAACTGGTGGCAGACCTGCTGACCTCTGCGGGCGCCAACCGGATATTGGCCCTCGACCTGCACGCTGGGCAGATTCAGGGTTATTTCGATATTCCCGTCGATCACCTCTACGCAACGCCGGTTACGGTGAACTACTTCCGAAAGCTGCGGCTGAAGAACCTTGTAGTGGTTTCGCCGGACACGGGCGGAGTGGAACGGGCCAGGGCTTTCGCCAAACGGTTGAAGGTGCCTCTGGCCATCATTGATAAGCGCCGGGAAGATGCGGACGTCGTCGAGATGTTCAACGTGATTGGCGAAGTTGATGGGAAATCCTGTTTGATCATTGATGACATGATTACGACGGGCGGCACGCTCGCGAAAGGCGCAAAGGCCTTGAAGGCCAAGGGTGCGACCCGTGTTCTAGCCTGCTGCACTCATGGGGTTTTTGCAGGAAACGCGATCGGTAACATCAAAGATTCGCCGCTCGAACAGGTAGTAGCCACCAATTCGATTCCGCTGCTGCCGGAGGCCCAGGCGTGCGATCGCATCAAGGTTTTGAGTGTGGCAAATCTGCTGGCAGACGCCATCAAATCAATCTATCAGGAAACATCGGTGAGTAAGCTGTTTATCTAG
- a CDS encoding dienelactone hydrolase family protein: MKGRLLVLNLVLVLLCASILSAQDWAREKVDKSPRHREWVAVKHDGRSVETFVVYPEVSDKRPVVLIIHEIFGMTDWVQDLADQVAEAGYIAVAPDLLSGTAPNGGRSSDFPQGKAVEAVSHLNPDQITADLNAVADYALKIPSANGKLYVAGFCWGGGQSFRFATNRSDLSGVFVFYGPPPSADAMARINAPVYGFYGGNDERIGATIPTARENMRAAGKVYEPVSYEGAGHGFMRAGEAPDANPGNQKARDEAWARWKNILMGGH, translated from the coding sequence ATGAAAGGCAGGCTTCTAGTTCTCAACCTGGTCCTCGTGCTCCTTTGCGCGTCTATCCTTTCAGCACAGGATTGGGCGCGGGAAAAGGTAGATAAATCTCCGCGGCACCGCGAGTGGGTGGCCGTGAAGCACGATGGCCGCAGCGTGGAAACGTTTGTGGTCTACCCCGAGGTCAGCGACAAGCGGCCCGTGGTTCTGATTATTCACGAAATCTTCGGCATGACGGATTGGGTACAGGATCTCGCCGATCAGGTCGCTGAAGCCGGTTACATTGCGGTAGCTCCCGACCTGCTTTCCGGCACGGCTCCGAACGGCGGCCGAAGTTCCGACTTTCCTCAGGGTAAAGCGGTCGAGGCGGTCAGCCACCTCAATCCTGACCAGATTACTGCGGACCTGAACGCCGTCGCCGATTACGCACTCAAGATCCCCTCCGCCAACGGCAAGCTCTACGTAGCCGGATTTTGCTGGGGCGGCGGCCAAAGTTTCCGATTTGCCACCAACCGCTCCGACCTTTCCGGCGTCTTTGTCTTCTACGGACCACCGCCATCCGCCGACGCCATGGCGCGCATCAATGCTCCGGTGTACGGATTTTATGGGGGAAATGATGAACGGATCGGAGCCACCATTCCGACCGCGCGTGAAAACATGAGAGCCGCCGGAAAAGTCTACGAACCTGTGAGCTACGAAGGGGCAGGCCACGGCTTTATGCGCGCGGGCGAAGCGCCGGACGCGAACCCGGGCAACCAGAAAGCTCGTGACGAGGCGTGGGCTCGCTGGAAGAACATCCTCATGGGCGGGCATTGA
- a CDS encoding tetratricopeptide repeat protein, whose translation MTTRRVRYGAATICLLMFVLAALARAQAPAQNKADNSARQAAESQDHAAAYYHYMLAQRYKDLAGIYNRSDYVDRAITEYQKAIAADPGSLFLRVQLGELYWRVSRIEDAVNEVQSVLKDNPDDVQAHRLLARIYFSSMGDSNSGSGTPGMLEKTIAEFEAVHRLDPDDADSALMLGRLYKADNQPKKAEALFEKVLSDNPDSRNVLVNLTQLYFDQGDYDKIISLLENVPDSRMDPALLYLLGSSYAQTRDLKKAEDVFKKALDREPDSEDIRRAYAESLMAEGKTEEARSQLQEIVKSDPQSPMSYVRLAQLDRQMGNFEDARKELEQARGLAPDNLEIPYQQAVLEDTLGNETKAISLLQEVLKKTEKPDGKYNPAEANNRAIYLQRMGTIYRSQEDYDKAIETYQGIVALGGDQAPRGEALIVETLQLDQKNHKAMQAAETALKKYPKNRELLMQRASLLGQEGHRDEAVAQLENMLTGNADDRDIYLSIAQIYSQAKTYAKAEEVIQKALALSNNPDDQEYARFLLGSVYEREKRFDLAEEQFRKVLDADPLNDAAANYLGYMLADRGVRLDESVKYIKDALRIEPNNGAYLDSLGWAYHKMNRNDMAQSPLEKAVKLIPNDPTIREHLGYVYLALGEKAKALQEWEHALKFQRRGVSGDFGAQQAAKLRKQVNNLKHEIGQPEAAVGQN comes from the coding sequence ATGACAACAAGAAGAGTAAGATATGGCGCGGCGACAATCTGCCTTTTAATGTTTGTGTTGGCGGCTCTCGCCCGCGCACAGGCGCCGGCGCAGAATAAGGCTGACAACTCTGCGAGGCAAGCCGCGGAAAGCCAGGACCATGCAGCAGCTTACTACCATTACATGCTAGCTCAACGGTACAAGGACCTGGCTGGCATTTACAACCGCAGCGATTACGTTGATCGCGCGATCACCGAATATCAGAAGGCCATCGCTGCGGACCCCGGTTCGCTTTTCCTTCGAGTGCAGCTTGGCGAGCTTTATTGGCGCGTCAGCCGCATTGAGGATGCTGTCAATGAAGTCCAGAGCGTGTTGAAAGACAATCCAGACGATGTCCAGGCCCACCGTTTGCTCGCCCGCATCTATTTCAGTTCTATGGGGGATTCCAATTCGGGTTCGGGCACTCCCGGCATGCTTGAAAAGACCATTGCCGAATTTGAGGCTGTGCATCGGCTTGACCCGGACGACGCCGACTCGGCCCTGATGCTGGGGAGGCTTTATAAGGCTGACAATCAACCGAAGAAAGCAGAAGCCCTGTTTGAGAAGGTGCTTTCAGACAATCCGGATTCGCGCAATGTGCTGGTCAACCTGACCCAACTTTATTTTGACCAGGGCGACTATGACAAGATTATCTCCCTGCTTGAGAATGTTCCTGACAGCCGCATGGACCCTGCGTTGCTCTACCTGTTGGGAAGTTCGTATGCCCAAACCCGTGATCTGAAGAAAGCTGAGGATGTTTTCAAGAAGGCCCTGGACAGGGAGCCTGACAGTGAAGATATCCGTCGCGCTTACGCGGAATCGTTGATGGCTGAAGGCAAGACGGAAGAGGCGCGGTCGCAACTCCAGGAAATCGTCAAGTCTGATCCACAATCTCCCATGTCTTACGTCCGGCTGGCCCAGCTTGACCGGCAGATGGGGAATTTTGAAGATGCGCGGAAAGAACTGGAACAGGCGCGCGGTTTGGCCCCCGACAATCTTGAAATTCCTTATCAGCAAGCGGTGCTGGAAGACACGCTCGGAAACGAAACCAAGGCAATCAGCCTGCTGCAGGAAGTGCTCAAAAAAACCGAAAAGCCGGACGGTAAGTACAACCCGGCGGAAGCTAATAATCGTGCCATCTATCTGCAACGCATGGGCACCATCTATCGCTCCCAGGAAGACTACGATAAAGCCATTGAGACTTACCAGGGCATTGTGGCTTTGGGCGGCGACCAGGCCCCGCGAGGCGAGGCCCTGATTGTTGAGACCCTGCAGTTGGACCAGAAGAACCATAAGGCCATGCAGGCGGCCGAAACTGCTCTCAAGAAGTATCCGAAGAACCGCGAGCTCCTGATGCAACGCGCTTCACTGCTGGGACAGGAAGGGCATCGGGATGAAGCCGTCGCCCAGCTCGAAAACATGCTGACGGGCAACGCTGATGATCGCGACATCTATCTGTCAATTGCGCAAATCTATTCCCAGGCTAAAACTTATGCCAAGGCCGAAGAGGTTATCCAGAAGGCCCTGGCACTCAGCAACAATCCCGATGATCAGGAATATGCGCGGTTTCTGCTGGGCTCTGTTTATGAACGTGAAAAGAGGTTCGATCTGGCTGAGGAGCAGTTCAGGAAGGTCCTCGATGCCGACCCGCTGAACGACGCCGCGGCGAACTACCTCGGTTACATGCTGGCGGACCGTGGTGTGCGCCTCGATGAGTCGGTGAAATACATTAAGGACGCCCTCAGAATCGAGCCTAATAATGGCGCCTATCTGGACAGCCTGGGATGGGCCTATCACAAGATGAACCGCAATGACATGGCGCAGAGCCCTCTTGAAAAAGCCGTTAAGCTGATTCCTAATGATCCCACGATACGCGAGCACCTGGGGTACGTCTATCTTGCCCTCGGCGAGAAAGCTAAAGCCCTCCAGGAATGGGAGCATGCTCTGAAATTTCAACGCAGGGGTGTGTCAGGCGATTTTGGCGCGCAGCAGGCTGCTAAACTCCGCAAACAGGTCAACAACCTGAAGCACGAGATTGGCCAGCCGGAAGCTGCCGTGGGACAAAATTAG
- the ispE gene encoding 4-(cytidine 5'-diphospho)-2-C-methyl-D-erythritol kinase: MRHPLTKTVQARAFAKINVGLKVLARRADGFHEIRTIYQTVGLADGLEVTIYTRRKGIRLECDHPELTSARDNLVYRAARLWQDDCGFRGGISVRLEKRIPMGAGLGGGSSDAAVTLLALESLTGNQLGLSARLELAAKLGSDVPLFLLGGRVLGCGRGEEVYPLTDLPVRHCLIAFPGFSVSTAEAYGALDLRLTEQGEDRRIKSLGKWSPFPLEVWGPAENDFEGFVFARWPELAKVKRQLIRAGAETASLTGSGSALYAVYESAQQLNRAESRIPAGWKVFKVRTLPRAAYRRQLFL; the protein is encoded by the coding sequence CTGCGGCATCCCTTGACCAAAACCGTCCAAGCCCGCGCTTTTGCCAAGATCAACGTCGGACTCAAGGTTCTGGCCAGGCGCGCCGACGGGTTCCATGAAATTCGCACCATCTATCAGACGGTCGGGCTCGCTGACGGCTTGGAGGTCACCATTTACACCAGACGGAAAGGCATCCGGCTGGAGTGCGACCACCCGGAGCTCACCTCGGCGAGAGACAACCTGGTTTATCGTGCCGCCAGGCTCTGGCAAGATGATTGTGGCTTTAGAGGCGGCATCAGCGTCAGACTCGAAAAGAGAATTCCGATGGGCGCGGGGCTGGGCGGTGGGAGCAGCGACGCAGCAGTCACTCTTCTGGCGCTGGAAAGCCTGACTGGGAATCAACTTGGCCTCTCGGCCCGTCTGGAATTGGCCGCAAAACTCGGGTCAGACGTTCCCCTGTTCCTTCTGGGCGGCCGCGTGCTGGGCTGCGGGCGGGGCGAGGAGGTTTATCCTCTCACTGACCTTCCGGTGCGTCATTGCCTGATTGCGTTCCCCGGGTTTTCTGTCTCCACGGCGGAAGCCTATGGTGCGCTGGATTTACGGTTGACGGAGCAGGGGGAAGACCGTAGAATTAAGTCTTTGGGCAAGTGGTCACCTTTTCCTCTGGAAGTGTGGGGACCGGCCGAAAACGATTTTGAAGGGTTCGTTTTCGCGAGGTGGCCTGAGCTGGCAAAAGTAAAGCGCCAGCTTATCCGGGCCGGGGCCGAAACAGCCTCCTTGACGGGTAGCGGTTCAGCGCTATACGCCGTCTATGAATCTGCCCAACAATTAAATCGAGCTGAAAGCAGGATACCCGCTGGATGGAAGGTGTTCAAGGTTCGCACCCTTCCTCGCGCGGCCTATCGACGGCAGCTTTTCCTTTGA